One Takifugu rubripes chromosome 2, fTakRub1.2, whole genome shotgun sequence genomic region harbors:
- the gjb9a gene encoding gap junction protein beta 9a → MNWSGLESLLSGVNKYSTAFGRIWLSMVFVFRVLVFVVAAQRVWGDESKDFVCNTRQPGCTNICYDHIFPISHIRLWALQLIFVTCPSLIVMAHVKFREGKDAKYVEQHHGSHLYSNPGKKRGGLWWTYLLSLILKAGFDASFLYILYKIYDGYDLPRLSKCSLDPCPNTVDCFISRPTEKKIFMLFMVVSSALCIFMCLCEMLYLVGKRIAKLVKIRHQNEQILFAEQHELTDMVPPRSQYHKTDPTLTDSQLSLNRKEKVREGTVTTTL, encoded by the exons atgaACTGGTCGGGGCTGGAGAGCCTTCTCAGTGGAGTCAACAAATACTCCACGGCCTTTGGGAGAATCTGGCTGTCCATGGTGTTTGTGTTCCGTGTGCTGGTGTTTGTGGTGGCAGCACAGAGGGTCTGGGGTGACGAGAGCAAGGATTTCGTGTGCAACACTCGACAG CCGGGTTGTACCAACATCTGCTACGACCACATCTTCCCCATCTCCCACATCCGTCTCTGGGCTCTGCAGCTGATCTTCGTCACCTGCCCGTCCTTGATAGTGATGGCTCACGTCAAATTCCGTGAAGGGAAGGATGCCAAATACGTGGAGCAGCACCACGGCTCTCACCTATACAGCAACCCCGGCAAGAAGAGAGGGGGGCTGTGGTGGACCTATCTGCTGAGTCTGATCCTCAAAGCTGGATTTGACGCCTCGTTTCTTTATATTCTGTACAAGATATATGATGGTTATGACTTGCCCAG GTTGTCGAAATGTTCGCTGGATCCGTGTCCCAACACGGTCGACTGCTTCATCAGTCGCCCGACAGAGAAAAAGATCTTCATGTTGTTCATGGTCGTGTCCAGTGCGCTTTGCATTTTCATGTGCCTCTGCGAAATGCTCTATCTTGTTGGGAAGCGCATCGCCAAACTGGTAAAGATCCGCCACCAGAACGAACAGATCCTATTTGCTGAGCAGCACGAACTCACCGACATGGTCCCACCCAGATCCCAGTATCACAAGACTGACCCAACCCTGACGGACAGTCAGCTCAGTTTAAACAGAAAGGAGAAGGTCAGAGAAGGTACTGTGACGACCACACTGTAA
- the ptp4a2a gene encoding protein tyrosine phosphatase type IVA 2a isoform X3, which translates to MNRPAPVEITYDCLRFLITHNPTNVQLGKFIEDLKAYGVNTLVRVCAATYDKTPVEQEGIQVLDWPFDDGSAPPDQVVDDWLNLLQMKFRDEPGSCVAVHCVAGLGRAPVLVALALIECGMEYEDAVHFIRQKRRGAFNSKQLLYLENYKPKLCLRSKDANGQLCCIQ; encoded by the exons ATGAACCGACCAGCGCCAGTGGAGATTACATACGACTGTTTGAGATTCCTCATCACACATAATCCCACAAATGTACAGCTGGGGAAGTTTATAGAG GATCTTAAGGCCTATGGAGTGAACACGTTGGTCAGGGTGTGCGCTGCTACCTATGACAAGACGCCAGTGGAACAAGAAGGAATACAAGTCCTG gacTGGCCCTTCGACGATGGCTCCGCTCCACCGGACCAGGTGGTTGATGACTGGctgaacctgctgcagatgAAGTTTCGAGATGAGCCCGGCAGCTGCGTGGCCGTGCACTGTGTTGCTGGACTCGGACG AGCTCCTGTGTTGGTGGCTCTGGCTCTAATCGAGTGTGGGATGGAATATGAGGATGCGGTACACTTCATAAGACA GAAACGTCGTGGAGCCTTCAACTCTAAGCAGCTGCTTTACCTGGAAAACTACAAACCTAAACTCTGTCTTCGCTCCAAAGATGCAAACGGACAGCTCTGCTGTATACAGTAG
- the ptp4a2a gene encoding protein tyrosine phosphatase type IVA 2a isoform X2: MNEQIFLGAKMNRPAPVEITYDCLRFLITHNPTNVQLGKFIEDLKAYGVNTLVRVCAATYDKTPVEQEGIQVLDWPFDDGSAPPDQVVDDWLNLLQMKFRDEPGSCVAVHCVAGLGRAPVLVALALIECGMEYEDAVHFIRQKRRGAFNSKQLLYLENYKPKLCLRSKDANGQLCCIQ; encoded by the exons atgaatgAACAAATCTTTTTGGGTGCAAAGATGAACCGACCAGCGCCAGTGGAGATTACATACGACTGTTTGAGATTCCTCATCACACATAATCCCACAAATGTACAGCTGGGGAAGTTTATAGAG GATCTTAAGGCCTATGGAGTGAACACGTTGGTCAGGGTGTGCGCTGCTACCTATGACAAGACGCCAGTGGAACAAGAAGGAATACAAGTCCTG gacTGGCCCTTCGACGATGGCTCCGCTCCACCGGACCAGGTGGTTGATGACTGGctgaacctgctgcagatgAAGTTTCGAGATGAGCCCGGCAGCTGCGTGGCCGTGCACTGTGTTGCTGGACTCGGACG AGCTCCTGTGTTGGTGGCTCTGGCTCTAATCGAGTGTGGGATGGAATATGAGGATGCGGTACACTTCATAAGACA GAAACGTCGTGGAGCCTTCAACTCTAAGCAGCTGCTTTACCTGGAAAACTACAAACCTAAACTCTGTCTTCGCTCCAAAGATGCAAACGGACAGCTCTGCTGTATACAGTAG
- the ptp4a2a gene encoding protein tyrosine phosphatase type IVA 2a isoform X1, which produces MKTSQPSDLHLLFGMNRPAPVEITYDCLRFLITHNPTNVQLGKFIEDLKAYGVNTLVRVCAATYDKTPVEQEGIQVLDWPFDDGSAPPDQVVDDWLNLLQMKFRDEPGSCVAVHCVAGLGRAPVLVALALIECGMEYEDAVHFIRQKRRGAFNSKQLLYLENYKPKLCLRSKDANGQLCCIQ; this is translated from the exons ATGAAGACGAGCCAACCGTCAGACTTGCATCTGCTCTTCGGA ATGAACCGACCAGCGCCAGTGGAGATTACATACGACTGTTTGAGATTCCTCATCACACATAATCCCACAAATGTACAGCTGGGGAAGTTTATAGAG GATCTTAAGGCCTATGGAGTGAACACGTTGGTCAGGGTGTGCGCTGCTACCTATGACAAGACGCCAGTGGAACAAGAAGGAATACAAGTCCTG gacTGGCCCTTCGACGATGGCTCCGCTCCACCGGACCAGGTGGTTGATGACTGGctgaacctgctgcagatgAAGTTTCGAGATGAGCCCGGCAGCTGCGTGGCCGTGCACTGTGTTGCTGGACTCGGACG AGCTCCTGTGTTGGTGGCTCTGGCTCTAATCGAGTGTGGGATGGAATATGAGGATGCGGTACACTTCATAAGACA GAAACGTCGTGGAGCCTTCAACTCTAAGCAGCTGCTTTACCTGGAAAACTACAAACCTAAACTCTGTCTTCGCTCCAAAGATGCAAACGGACAGCTCTGCTGTATACAGTAG
- the LOC101071644 gene encoding MARCKS-related protein 1-A-like: protein MGGTVTKSGVAVEGKAATEPANGKANGQENGHVKTNGDVSAKPDGEAAAADGNGTAEPAKEGEANAGDAIEPAPAAEGEAAKTEGDAAKDGKKKKKFSLKNSFKFKGISLKKSKKSSEEGKEEAASPTAEDKPEENGHAAKETKDETPATEAKEGEAPSAAPEAETETPEEAPAAEAAPTEEPTAAAAPAPAEETTPAASEAEAEVKAE from the exons ATGGGAGGCACCGTGACCAAGAGTGGAGTAGCTGTGGAGGGAAAGGCCGCCACTGAGCCCGCTAATGGCAAAGCCAACGGACAG GAGAACGGCCACGTCAAAACCAACGGCGACGTGTCTGCCAAGCCCGACGGAGAAGCGGCGGCGGCTGATGGGAACGGAACTGCCGAGCCCGCCAAAGAGGGGGAGGCCAATGCCGGGGATGCAATTGAACCTGCTCCCGCAGCTGAGGGCGAGGCCGCCAAGACCGAGGGCGACGCCGCCAAGgatggcaaaaagaagaagaagttctCCCTGAAGAACTCCTTTAAGTTCAAGGGGATCTCGctgaagaagagcaagaagagcagcgaggaaggaaaggaggaggccGCCTCGCCTACAGCGGAGGACAAGCCGGAGGAGAACGGCCACGCAGCCAAGGAAACCAAAGATGAGACGCCAGCGACCGAGGCCAAAGAAGGTGAGGCCCCCAGCGCCGCACCCGAGGCCGAAACCGAGACACCAGAGGAGGCCCCGGCTGCAGAGGCCGCCCCCACCGAGGAGCCcactgccgccgccgccccggCCCCCGCCGAGGAAACGACACCCGCAGCCTCTGAGGCCGAGGCCGAGGTCAAGGCAGAGTGA